Proteins encoded within one genomic window of Tigriopus californicus strain San Diego chromosome 12, Tcal_SD_v2.1, whole genome shotgun sequence:
- the LOC131892308 gene encoding uncharacterized protein LOC131892308, with protein sequence MPGHITIMDSLVRFRFEFPSSGTYKEPLELWQSSNDWKGNLLSFGSNQTQVFNCPVEWAQPTPAIIPDKEGIEFGGIKQLRDPWTQRLKKIKMWRAKGSTQAKSGNLFEFYEDTGLPFRFDFVEEDHTWCLSQVFSSIHFRNFKELSNFESDSLKETIVDKVDNHMIRKINNDIHQEFSPYLESIGTNVFHHATGLEFMSEEETIGTVVPGWPDHLYMEGSFTSNAGKFFQTKVHYSWTDKRIYTQLDHNDLGHTILQTSNTTYIRFGPRKCFVLHGLGLPLPNWSTSTCKVRARFQNVYMAVCSFAPGRDLHYWYMPTPHSDIGYLPIQFLESRAPFREGASLAVADYTQARILKDFSPETLFQIPLDCLQEDLIEGTEDVFDVLTKDHADYMMRGHHSSRHED encoded by the exons ATGCCGGGCCACATTACTATCATGGACTCTTTGGTGAGGTTCAGATTTGAATTCCCTTCAAGTGGAACTTACAAGGAGCCACTGGAGCTTTGGCAGAGCTCTAACGATTGGAAAGGAAACCTTTTGTCTTTTGGATCCAATCAAACCCAAGTTTTCAACTGTCCCGTTGAGTGGGCGCAACCAACCCCAGCAATCATTCCAGATAAGGAGGGCATTGAGTTTGGTGGAATCAAACAGCTCCGTGACCCATGGACCCAACGTCTCAAGAAAATCAAGATGTGGAGAGCTAAAGGTTCGACCCAAGCTAAAAGTGGCAACTTGTTTGAGTTCTATGAAGACACTGGCTTACCCTTCCGATTTGATTTCGTGGAGGAGGATCACACATGGTGCTTGAGCCAGGTTTTCTCATCCATTCACTTTCGTAACTTCAAGGAGctctccaattttgaaagtgacTCATTGAAGGAGACCATTGTGGACAAGGTGGATAATCACATGATTCGCAAGATCAACAATGACATCCATCAAGAGTTTAGTCCCTACCTGGAATCTATTGGCACCAATGTCTTTCACCACGCCACTGGATTGGAGTTCATGAGTGAAGAAGAAACAATTGGCACAGTTGTTCCAGGATGGCCAGATCATCTCTATATGGAAGGAAGCTTCACAAGCAATGCGGGCAaattttttcaaaccaaagtccATTATTCATGGACTGATAAGAGGATTTATACCCAATTGGACCATAATGATCTTGGCCATACCATTCTCCAGACATCAAACACCACCTACATCAGGTTTGGACCAAGGAAATGCTTTGTTCTTCATGGGCTTGGCTTACCCCTGCCCAATTGGTCAACCTCCACTTGCAAG GTCCGAGCTCGGTTCCAAAACGTGTACATGGCCGTGTGCTCGTTCGCTCCGGGTCGAGACCTTCACTATTGGTACATGCCCACGCCCCATTCTGACATTGGATACCTGCCTATCCAATTTCTCGAATCTCGAGCGCCTTTCCGCGAAGGCGCTTCATTGGCCGTGGCAGATTACACCCAAGCCAGGATTCTGAAGGATTTCAGCCCAGAAACCCTTTTCCAGATTCCTTTGGACTGTCTGCAAGAGGACTTGATTGAGGGCACTGAGGACGTTTTCGACGTGCTCACCAAGGATCATGCTGATTACATGATGCGTGGTCATCACTCGAGCCGACACGAGGATTAA